The sequence ggcagaaacaaaaaaaggatgcGGATGGCAATTGAATTTAAATTCTACGAGAAACAGGCACAATCCAGGCCTGCCGAACCGGCAGCGGGGAAGGCTTGGTGGCGTGAGGGGAGGGAGGCAACGCTACCCCAAACTCACGATACGTAGAAGCAACATCACGATGGCGGCAAGTTGTATGTGGCAAGGCGCAGGCTATCACGAGGGCATGAAAATTGATGAGGATAGGCTAGGAAGGGGAGTGAGGAATTGGCTCAAGAGAGGGGGTGGTAGCAATGGATTGAGACCGGAATCGCATATGGCTGGTGAGCCAATACAGAACTCATACGAGGCAGGATTTTGGAGCTCCTAAGCGAAAGCAAGATCTAGAGGACACGGCTCTGGGACTTTGATTCGGGGAGGAGTCCTCGTTCCGGAAAAGGGGTGGCATCGAAGGAGAGGGTGGGGAGAATGAGGGGGACACGAGAAGTCGCGTGAACAGAAATCCAAATGAAAGCCCCAATTTGTTCCCAGACTGCCGAGCCTGCAATTTCGAGCTGGCCAAGAGAGAGTTATCCGGAGCCAGAGGAGGACTGTTGATTTTTggagcagcaagcagctgGGTATGCAGTTATTCCAGCCAGATCGAGCTTGCGAGAGCCACGGCGAGCTTCGGATTACCAACGATGGTTAGCCGGACTGTGATGGGTGGCGGCCCTGGCTTTTTTAGAGGGGGATTTGTGGAGGCGGCGTCAGCCATCCTGCCGCTAAATCTCTGCTAAGACGCCCCGGAAGCGCCACCCCGGGATTCCCCACAGAGAATCCAGGATCCTCCAAAGCACCTCCATTGGGATCAAGACAGAGTTGGGGGGCATCTAGCCAAGTGATGGGAAGAAGCCGTTGATACAGGCACTAATCAGATGATGCTCTTATAGTGTCAAGGATGCCTTTTGATGATTCAATTGAAATATTGCTGCAAATAGAGCAAGCCTAGATGCCTGTGCACCACTTACGATATCGAGGCATTGAATTGGTAGTTGAAACTATCCCCACGTCGGATAGGACAGTCCCATGACCGTGGAACAGGGCAAAGCTTGGTATGCTTGAGCTGCCATTGCTAGTAATGATCGCCTATAGATGAGATGTAAGGTTGAGAGCATCGCTACCACCAAAACGCAGCCGAGCCCTAGCTGGGTTGGATGACTTCACGGCCAAGAGAAGGCGAATGCCGGATCTCGATTTCAGAGCTCGTTGATGCAATTAAAGCATTCCAGTGACTTGGATCGGAGAATTGGCATCGAGTTAACTCCAAGCGACAAGACTCTCCGCGGCAAAACTCAAAATAGGATCCGGTGCATTACAGTACCTGTGTGCCTATGATCACATTAACTGGCTCTGCCTGCAAGCATGCCCAACACCGCTTGCGCGTCCTAATTCTAATTCTCCTGCAAGGGGAAATCTTGATACATCCACGCTCTTCTCATCAATCCTGCCACATCCCTCATAGCTGACAGATAATGGTTCCGGAATCGGCAGCAAACACGAAGCTCAGCACGAGCTGCAACCTTAAGACCCTTGAACCGTAAAAAGCGGAGCGGGTTGGGCATGAACCCCCGGGTTCTAGAACCGGATCTTCGGGCTGTAGAAAGAAGAGCTTGCAGTGCCATTTGGATAAGAAAACCCCATCAAGAGAGCCGCTGCTTATTAGCGGGCTGGCTGAGATGTTGCAGTATGTACATAGAATGTAGGCATATGGAGATGCCCGCCGGGAAGACGACCCACAGCCACTACGGCATTGCCTATTTAGGCAACTTTTCAGGGTCCACGATGCTTTCTGTCTTTTGTGCGATACCCTGGGCACGGGATGGCATGCTGCTGCATGCAGAGAGTGTTCTAGACTaccaatttctttttatttttagagtTCGAAAAGtatttggttttttttttttgacagAAGtccatattttttttggtgtcaAGTTTGTGCTTTGCCGTCTGTGCGAAACCGGCCAAAAGTTGGGGCCTGGATGGATCGATGTTGCTGAGTAGTGGTAGCCATTAGGCAACAGCTTGGTAGGTGGGTGGCTGAGAAGATTACAGGATCCGGGTTTGCTTGAAGAGGAGAATTCTAGTGTTTGAATTTTCCAAGGgagaaaagatggagaggggagggaggggggaggggggcgcGGTAACAAATTTACTCTATATCGCTGGCATCAGCGAGGGAAGGATTAGGTATATTATATGCACACAGTTCTCTTTGATCTAGCATTTAGAGGCTGGATGTTAGCTTTACCTAAAGCCAAACTCTTAACGCTCGAAATACAAAGCATAAGCCAGTTTTTTGGGGGGAATTATTATCTAACAccttagtttttattatccAGCATCCCAGCTATAGCTCaagttaaaaattataagcataattattatagtcttttactgcctctgctgcctctacTAATTTATTACCTGGTACTTTTActacttctgctgctttttttttctggaatCTTTCCTCCATACGTTTGAGAAGCCCACAAATGACCGCTTTGGTCTAGTGGCAGGGCAAGCTGTCAAGAAGTACataacaaaaagagaaaaataacGGCGTTGCTTGGCATATCCAGCATGCTGctgaaaagaagccaaaaaaaCGCAAAGAAGCAATGATCTTCAGAGCTTGTTTTCATGTTTACTTCATCTTTATCTCACACTACCCTCCACGAAATCTCCCCACATCGAGATGATGCCGATCCCTGCTATCTGATTTGACCGCAGAGCGAGATGCATTTCGTCGTTcacatcatcgccattgtcTTGTGTTCCTCTGTGGCGTCATAGATTGCAGAATTTATAGCTCTTCCATAGTGTTTCTTCTACTTTGCGATTTGAGCTACTCCATTGCTAGATGGAGAGTAGTGGGTTGAGAGAGGTGTCAAGTCGAAAATGCTTTCAGCACATATCGTTTGCTTGTGCTTAGCATGAGCAAGGGTCTCAGACATATTCACGAGGCACTCAAGTGCCAAATGAAATAGGAAGGATTCTATTAAGAGCTTATTATGAATCTCATGATTGTCGTGGGCTCAGGAGATACGCAATCATGCTACATCTTTCCAGTATTTGTCCGTGTATTGCTTTGCGTCGCTAAATCGTTCAGTCAGTAGAATTTGTAACTGCTCGAAACATTTCGTTAAATCCACCACATCACGCTCTCTTAGTTTTATTCGACGCTTCCTATGCTGCTACAACGAGATACATACAACGAGCGTCAACGCCGCTCTCACCTTAAAAATGAGCCATAGATCAAAATTCAACCATGTCCTCACCGTTGCCGGTTCACAGCCTTTATGGACTAGCCTTTAGTATCATCCTCAACCCTGAATCCACTGCACTATTGTTACAGAGCTGGTGTATACCATGGCGATCAATCCGACCGTCATTGTCAAAATATTCAGGCCTTTCTCCCATGTAGTCTCAGCAACACCCTTGTAATGCAGATAAGCTGGGTAGATGTAAACCAGTGGAACGCACGCAAATCCCCCAATCAAGGCAACAAATTTATCCAAATCACTTGCTCCAACCACAGCGATGCCGATACACACAGCAATAGTCAAAGTCCGAAGCCCATTTTTCTTCCACTTGATTGCAAGGCTCCGTTTCCCTGTAGCTCGCTCGCCGAATATCGATGTCTCCAAGATACGCACGGCAGGAAACAGCTGTACAGGCTCACCTGCTAGCACCGCGAGCGAGTAGAGCAATTGAACTGCATTGACGACAGGAGAGTCTTGGGGAAAATTAGAGATGATCTGAATCTTCGTGTTCTCGCCAAATGTAGCGTAACAGAGGGCTCCAACCGATGTGAAGATTGCGGTGATGAGGAACATGACAAAGTACAGGAGTCCCTTAAAGTGATGCGGTTTCTTCATGCTTGACTGGATCGGGAGTATTAAGCCGATTCCTTCAAAGGTAAAAATGGCCGAGCCGAGAGTGAGCGGAAAATCCGAAGGGTTGAAGAGCCTAACACTCGGGTCCATGCCGTGCCTGGCCAGGCTGCCAATATCGTAATACCATATGTATATAAGCCCGATGAGGATAAAAGCATCAGCCACCAGTGCGACTGGCCCTAGTTTGGAGATGTTCCGAATCAAAGCCAGCGGAATGAGAGGGAGAAACTGCAGCGCAATAACAGTTGCCACTCCAATGTGGCCAGCGTCTTTGGTCACGGCAttaaggaaagagaagagattttCGGCTGTGAAAATGAGGCCTGAGCAGACGAAACCAAGTTGAGAAATGGCAATTGAGGCAAGGATGAGACTTCGAAACCGAGAGCCAACAATGGATTCGCCAAGCTCTCCGTAACCACCGCCGTACTTGTGACGACAGTCAAGCAGCAGACGGAAACAGAAACAATTGATCAGCGATACAGAAACAAGAGCAAGCGatgagaagaggatgccTCCGTTGCGAAAGGCTTTTGGCAAAAACAGGATGCCTGTGCCGATAAAGGCTTTGATGAGCGTGAAGAAGGTCTTGACAGTACTGGCGTCGCCCTCACGACTGAGGCGGCGAGAGCTTCTCCGACGATCGGCTTTAGGCCGCCTGAGCAGCGGGCGTCGTTCGTCGGCAACTTCCTCAGACTCATCGGTGATTGCGgattcgtcttcgtcttcgtcggtATCTTCGAGCGCTTCACCCGCAAAGCTACCATACAAATCAAGGAAATCCACAAATGTGTTAGCCACAACGTGGCCGCTCTCCCGCCTTTGCCGAGCTCGTCGACGCAAATGCTGCCGCCTGAATCCGCCTGGCTCAAGCTGTTCGGAGGCCGTCAGCTCGCCAGCAAGATGGGGCGAAGGATGGTGAGAGAATGTGTTGGACCGGCGGATGGAGCTCGCTCGAGCCTTGATCTTAAACATGTCACGATGGATATCGCCACCCTGGAGCTTCAGCGACGACTCCAGCGTCTCCAGAGTCGGCGTTGCATCGCTGCTCCCCTTTTGTCCATTCTGCTCATTGCTGGAAGTGGCAAGATCCGTTGCAGACGCATCTGGGGGGTCGAAAAGAAGCTCTTGGCTGGCGGACGCAGGAGCGGCAATGGGCTCTACGGCGACTTCGATGGGTTCGTTGGCCAAGCTAACCTCTGCATCAGCCGAGTAGCCTTCTGGGAGGTGTCGATGAAGAATTGCAGCCTGTCGCTGCATGGCATCAGAGCTATTCGGGCTGTCGACCGAGCCACTGACGAGATCCGGTTCAGACATGATCGATGACGACTTGTTTCACCGCTCCACTTTGGGGAAGTACAGCGTCGCTACGAGTCCAATTGCAAGAATAGCAGATGGAAacgatgaagagaaagaaaatctGATATAGGAAATACTATGCTGGAGCTGTGTAAGCCATCCCAGATGGATCGTGGACAAAGTCACGGCCCATTGAGTTGGGTTTTGGTGATGGtggaagatgatggaagaggaagaaactcggcagcatcatcaagctCCGGATGCCGGAAGAAGCTGAACACGGGACCGGGGCTTGGAGTACTAGCAGGTACTCATTACTGGTGTAGAGCTGCGTCAGTACCGCATTGGTACACTGGGGCCCCGCGCTGTCCGTGCGACAAAGGGCGGTTCGTGTCTCAAGCGGCTGCAAGCGGCTGGAGCTCTGGCTTGGGGGCAAATCAAGCGCTAAAGCACTGCGCTGAAAACTCGACTCGTTACGCTACCGTCTGCAGGTGATCCACGTATATGTACCCATCAAGTATCAGAGCTCGTATCGCCTACATGCTGCGTACCCGGCAGATTGATGTTGAAAACGATGCCTTCCATTCATTTTTGTGACACAATAACTACAAATGGAGCACTTCGTTTATTTGTTTGCAGTAAAGGTTACCCATGACATGATTAAATAAGCCATACAGATGGCTATTTTGCGTGTGTGGCCGTATCACATCACAATATGTAGACTCAATAAGATGATTCCTAGCCTCGCAATGATATTGACCCCATGAGTAAGAGATGCATATACAAAGAGACAATAGAATGCTCATGAGAACCATAGGATCAACTATAACACTAGACTCTGATATGAAGAACTCAAATGAAATGACTCAAGATATAATAGAGCTTATATAATGaaaagctagttatattataaaacatcGAATAATGCGtataaacttcttttttctttaatcaCAAACAGCTATACGTTGTGATGGCATATAGTCGATTCATAACTACTCCTGTAACTGTCGTTAGACTCTGAATTACATttaaagaaaggagaagttGATGCGCACGTTGAACTGGGATGAGCCACGATATAGAGGAACCCTTAGCattggaaaggaaaggaggtTTTGGGAAGAAGGTACCGTAACTACACGTACTCTGACGAACATCTTAAAATTTTGTATTCCAATAATATACGTGGTAGGATAGtctaataaaagcttttgaAGAGATTGAACCTTTCTGTATCTATGCTAATTAGCCACTATGGACTTCAACAATTTCCTGCCCCCTTGTTGTACTTTGCTCTCTTACtgatattatatactattttcCTTCATCCATAGTGTCTCGTGATACTATTCCTACTTACACCGCTCTACGGAGCCATATCAGTGTCGAGAAATAGTCATCTCGTCTGCTATTCGAAGGCCTatcctataataattttgtGTGAGGGTGCTAGCATATAATCACTGATTTTGCGgaagatctttttttttttttacaggAGAAGGGAATAAATTTGAGAATTATATCTATTACTAGTCTCATATCCAAAACTAgtattacctttttttactgGGTTCACAATGCTTGTGCAAATTTAGTCAAATTGACTGAAATTGAAAGATATCTCCAAGATGAGATGTCCGCTACATGAAGCAACATATCTTATCTGCGGATTCCTATGACCTCCGTGTCGCATGACGAATTTTGGCCAGTCAAGAGAGTCAAATAATAGTGCAGAGATTGAAGGCCATGACATAATTCTACTTTGGCAACTGGCTCCAGTATGATTGCTGTCGTGTTTTGTTGGTCAAGGAATGCTAGCATCCAGCCCCAAGTCCCTTGGGGACGCAGGTAAGTCACAGTCTTAATGTGATAATATACAGTTCAAACGAGACATGAGTGTAGCAGATTTCACATATAACAGAGACATAAGACCGGACGCGTGGTAGTCACGAAGATAGATCTTACATCTCCTCGGCAGCGTGGGCGCCAGTAGGCTGGCAATTGGATACTAACATGTGTGGGTCAATGACGATTTCTGTCTCACATatgatttatataattttatgaAAGACATGGTGGCATAACAACAGAATGATGCTCTGAGCACATGGCTGTATCGTATCCAACACTACTGACAGCTGCGATAGGGTTCAACTATCTGGGTATAGAGTCAAATAGCCAAATATTCActgagtgaaaaaaaaaaggggcaAGATTTTTTGCCATTTCACGTCTCTCTTTGTAATCATACTGGTGGCACTACATTTAGATGAAGCCTGTTATGCCTCATGCCTCATTTACCAACACCAAAGCAAGCTTCTATACCATAATAGCACTAATCATCATACACCATCGCTTAATGACTACATTCATGGTCTAATTCGCTAACAGTTCATGTGATGACTTCATAAGCCTCTCTAGCTTAGCAACTTGACGTCTATATTCGGCAAACCGGCATATTGAGTCTAGTTGTGCAGGAAGGAAGATGCCGAAGTTGGATACAACACACAACCCCCCCATGTTCTCCCTGTTCCACCACAGCTTTTGTACTCTGTACTTTGCCACCAGATCCCTTGCATAATGCAGGGGCGGAGATACTTCTACTTTGTCCTCGTAGTACACAGACCCTTTGTAGTCGCAGAGGAATATCTAGCATGTGCTGTCCATCCTCATTTAAGCGCCAAGCGCCATTGACCAGTAATGCCTCACGATCTCAACCAGAGTCCGATGGCTTCGGCGACAAAGTTGCGCCGACGTTGCTTCGGGGGCcaaagaagcgagagagtCCAACAGGCATGCATAAACGTCGATGCTTGTTGCCTGCCATTAACAGAAGGCTGGCCGGCCAATCAAGCTAGCTTCAGAAGAGCAGCTGAACCGTCTCGGCTCACGTCCGGTTGGAGCCCGCCTTCGGGGCGATTTAAGCCTAATGCAGGCCATGTGGGACTAGACAGCTTGGCTTTTTGACATCTGGAGATCGGGGAGCGGTGCTTGTGATTGTTGGATGTGAGGGCGTGAGTGTGCGCGCTGAACCTCATCGTCACTCTCTGGCCCTCCTTGCTCTGGATCTCGATGTGATTAGTGATGGTTGCATATTCTTGCGGCGGACTTCAGCTCGCATCAACTCTAAAGGCTGATCCTACTCTTGTTAATTGAAGGTACATACAGGTACCAGATGGCTCTGGGCTGCTTTCTTGTGATTTCAGCGCTATACAGACGGGCCTGTAAGCGACTTCCGAACCATCCTATTCGTTTGAGCCAGGGCCATCTATCAAACCAGTCTCCGCGTGCGATGCCCAGGGGTTTCCGACAGCGACTAGGATTAGctggcttttttctttttttcttttgtttttcttttggtccatctttgcttctttcgtTCTCCCTGCAGTCAAGAGGGAGCCTACAGTAGTTCTGTTACCAGTAGTAAGTCAGTGTCTTGGCTTATACTGTACGTTGACCCTTACCAACATCTTTCCTGTTTCTGAACCCTTGCAGTAACCAGTAATAGAGCAAGGCTGAAAGGCTGTTGCCTGTAGCTTTTCGCCCCCATCCGCCAAGCTATGCCGGCTATTCGGCCACGACAATGTCCCCTTGACCGTTTGGAAAGCTCGAGCTTTTGTGGCCACACATCTCCACCACCGGTCAGGCATCAGGCAATTCGTATGAGCGAGAAGCAAAGGTTAGCATCGGAAGATGATCCTGAGCGTCTCAAATGGCTTCATGTTGTCATGAACTTTTGAACATGCTCCAAGTATAAGCCTGCCCCGATGGCCACTCTCATGCGCCCCGCTATCCGTGCGTTTTTGTATACTACGTTGCTCATACGACTCGTACATACTGCTTGTAAGACTGAGCCATGGCGGCAATCCCTGCGTCCGAGGGAGAATCGTCTCCAGCCATAACCCGATGCTAATCGCGCCGGTTGGCTtggcaagaaaagaaggttAATAATATCTCCCTTCCATAGCGGATCCCGTGCTTGGTAGCGACATCCGAGCCTAGACCCCCCGTCTGGAGTAGTATTAATGACGAGATCTCATGAGGCTCAGTGGAGCAGTTCTCGGAACACAACCCGAATTGAAACTTCTGTCCTGGTCGGCTCGCGGATGATGACAAACACGCCCGAGCAATTACTGTAGTTGCGCGTACGAAAATAGCAATTGAATCTTCTGAAGCC comes from Trichoderma asperellum chromosome 3, complete sequence and encodes:
- a CDS encoding uncharacterized protein (TransMembrane:11 (i241-261o267-291i316-334o354-373i382-402o422-442i454-478o502-524i545-563o569-591i603-627o)), whose translation is MSEPDLVSGSVDSPNSSDAMQRQAAILHRHLPEGYSADAEVSLANEPIEVAVEPIAAPASASQELLFDPPDASATDLATSSNEQNGQKGSSDATPTLETLESSLKLQGGDIHRDMFKIKARASSIRRSNTFSHHPSPHLAGELTASEQLEPGGFRRQHLRRRARQRRESGHVVANTFVDFLDLYGSFAGEALEDTDEDEDESAITDESEEVADERRPLLRRPKADRRRSSRRLSREGDASTVKTFFTLIKAFIGTGILFLPKAFRNGGILFSSLALVSVSLINCFCFRLLLDCRHKYGGGYGELGESIVGSRFRSLILASIAISQLGFVCSGLIFTAENLFSFLNAVTKDAGHIGVATVIALQFLPLIPLALIRNISKLGPVALVADAFILIGLIYIWYYDIGSLARHGMDPSVRLFNPSDFPLTLGSAIFTFEGIGLILPIQSSMKKPHHFKGLLYFVMFLITAIFTSVGALCYATFGENTKIQIISNFPQDSPVVNAVQLLYSLAVLAGEPVQLFPAVRILETSIFGERATGKRSLAIKWKKNGLRTLTIAVCIGIAVVGASDLDKFVALIGGFACVPLVYIYPAYLHYKGVAETTWEKGLNILTMTVGLIAMVYTSSVTIVQWIQG